Within the Pseudomonas orientalis genome, the region TTTCCCAAGCATTGCTGAATATCGAATAAGGTTTGCCAGATGCTGATTATCCCCGCTATCGATCTCAAGGACGGCGCCTGTGTCCGTCTGCGCCAGGGCCGCATGGAAGATTCCACGGTGTTCTCCGATGACCCGGTGAGCATGGCCGCCAAATGGGTGGAAGGGGGCTGCCGTCGTCTGCATCTGGTGGACTTGAACGGCGCGTTCGAAGGCCAGCCGGTCAATGGCGAGGTGGTCACCGCGATTGCCAGGCGCTACCCGAACCTGCCGATCCAGATCGGTGGCGGTATCCGCTCCCTGGAAACCATCGAGCACTACGTCAAGGCAGGCGTGAGCTACGTGATCATCGGCACCAAGGCCGTGAAAGACCCGGCCTTCGTCGCCGAAGCCTGTCGCGCCTTCCCGGGCAAGGTGATCGTCGGCCTGGACGCCAAGGACGGCTTTGTCGCCACCGACGGCTGGGCCGAGATCAGTACCGTGCAGGTGATCGACCTGGCCAAGCAGTTCGAAGCCGACGGCGTGTCCGCCATCGTT harbors:
- the hisA gene encoding 1-(5-phosphoribosyl)-5-[(5-phosphoribosylamino)methylideneamino]imidazole-4-carboxamide isomerase; translation: MLIIPAIDLKDGACVRLRQGRMEDSTVFSDDPVSMAAKWVEGGCRRLHLVDLNGAFEGQPVNGEVVTAIARRYPNLPIQIGGGIRSLETIEHYVKAGVSYVIIGTKAVKDPAFVAEACRAFPGKVIVGLDAKDGFVATDGWAEISTVQVIDLAKQFEADGVSAIVYTDIAKDGMMQGCNVPFTAALAAATKIPVIASGGIHNLGDIKSLLDAKAPGIIGAITGRAIYEGTLDVAEAQAYCDAYNG